From the Solanum stenotomum isolate F172 chromosome 4, ASM1918654v1, whole genome shotgun sequence genome, one window contains:
- the LOC125862783 gene encoding uncharacterized protein LOC125862783, which produces QWRPCQGSSIFATNLSGIGHIGVANVVSADPYVYSSPPPPVYEYKSPPPPSPSPPPPPYVYKSPPPPSPSPPPPYVYKSPPPPSPSPPPPYVYKSPPPPSPSPPPPYVYKSPPPPSPSPPPPYYYKSPPPPSPSPPPPYYYKSPPPPSPSPPPPYYYKSPPPPTPSPPPPYYYKSPPPPSPSPPPPYYYKSPPPPSPSPPPPYYYKSPPPPSPSPPPPYYYKSPPPPSPSPPPTYYYKSPPPPAKSPPPPYYYSSPPPPVKSPPPPYYYSSPPPPKKSPPPPYHYSSPPPPVKSPPTPYYYKSPPPPPKKSSPPPYYYTSPPPPTHYYPPHHQFVVKHPEMSHDKKHLKGAVVEVTCKAGDKEIVSYGTTKINGKFSITVEGFEYSKYGAKACKAKLHNAPKDSKCSIPTNLHWGIKGANLKVKSKNKYEVVLYAKPFAYGSKTPYAECLKPKPTPAPYYYKSPPPPTPTYVYKSPPPPSPKYVYKSPPPPTPTYVYKSPPPPAYYYKSPPPPTKSPPHYYYKSPPPPSPKPAPVYYYKSPPPPSPKPAPVYYYKSPPPPSPKPAPVYYYKSPPPPSPSPPPPYYYKSPPPPSPKPAPIYYYKSPPPPSPSPPPPYYYKSPPPPSPSPPPPYYYKSPPPPSPSPPPPYYYKSPPPPSPSPPPPYYYKSPPPPSPSPPPPYYYKSPPPPSPSPPPPYIYKSPPPPSPSPPPPYYYKSPPPPSPSPPPPYYYKSPPPPSPSPPPPYYYKSPPPPSPSPPPPSPSPPPPYYYKSPPPPSPSPPPPYYYKSPPPPSPSPPPPYYYHSPPPPVKSPPPPYYYNSPPPPVKSPPPPGRQYLPQILVALAILAVANVVSADPYVYSSPPPPVYEYKSPPPPSPSTPPPYVYKSPPPPSPSPPPPYVYTSPPPPSPSPPPPYVYKSPPPPSPSPPPPYVYKSPPPPSPSPPPPYYYKSPPPPSPSPPPPYYYKSPPPPSPSPPPPYYYKSPPPPSPSPPPPYYYKSPPPPSPSPPPPYYYKSPPPPSPSPPPPYYYKSPPPPSPSPPPPYYYKSPPPPVKSPPPPYYYGSPPPPVMSPPPPYYYSSPPPPKKSPPPPYHYTSPPPPVKSPPPPYYYSSPPPPKISPPPPYHYSSPPPPVKSPPTPYYYKSPPPPPKKSSPPPYYYTSPPPPTHYYPPHHQFVVKVVGKVYCFRCHNWKHPETSHGKKHLKGAVVEVTCKAGDKEIVSYGTTKINGKFSITIEGFEYSKYGAKACKAKLHNAPKDSKCSIPTNLHWGIKGANLKVKSKNKYEVVLYAKPFAYGSKTPYAECLKPKPTPAPYYYKSPPPPTPTYVYKSPPPPSPKYVYKSPPPPTPTYVYKSPPPPTKSPPHYYYKSPPPPSPKPAPAYYYKSPPPPSPKPAPVYYYKSPPPPSPKPAPVYYYKSPPPPSPSPPPPYYYKSPPPPSPKPAPVYYYKSPPPPSPSPPPPYYYKSPPPPSPSPPPPYYYKSPPPPSPSPSPPPPYYYKSPPPPSPSPPPPYYYKSPPPPSPSPPPPYYYKSPPPPSPSPPPPYYYKSPPPPSPSPPPPYYYKSPPPPSPSPPPPYIYKSPPPPSPSPPPPYYYKSPPPPSPSPPPPYYYKSPPPPSPSPPPPYYYKSPPPPSPSPPPPYYYKSPPPPSPSPPPPYYYHSPPPPVKSPPPPYYYSSPPPPVKSPPPPAYIYASPPPPVHY; this is translated from the exons CAATGGCGGCCCTGCCAAGGGTCGTCAATATTTGCCACAAATCTTAGTGGCATTGGCCATATTGGCGTTGCTAATGTAGTGTCGGCAGACCCTTATGTATACTCTTCTCCACCACCTCCAGTGTATGAGTACAAATCACCACCACCTCCTTCTCcgtctccaccaccaccaccatatGTGTACAAATCTCCACCTCCTCCCTCACCTTCTCCCCCACCTCCATATGTTTATAAGtcacctcctcctccttctccatcaccaccaccaccatatGTGTATAAGTCCCCACCACCTCCCTCACCGTCTCCACCACCACCCTATGTGTATAAGTCTCCCCCACCTCCTTCACCATCTCCACCTCCACCATATTACTACAAATCTCCTCCACCACCATCACCTTCACCACCACCTCCATATTACTACAAGTCTCCACCTCCACCTTCACCATCACCTCCACCACCATACTACTACAAATCTCCACCACCGCCTACACCATCACCACCTCCACCATATTATTATAAGTCTCCACCGCCACCTTCTCCTTCACCTCCTCCACCATATTATTACAAATCTCCACCACCTCCTTCACCTTCTCCTCCACCACCTTATTACTACAAGTCGCCACCTCCTCCATCACcttcaccaccaccaccatacTATTACAAGTCTCCTCCTCCACCTTCCCCATCACCACCCCCAACGTACTATTACAAGTCCCCACCACCACCGGCTAAATCACCTCCTCCCCCGTACTACTACAGTTCTCCTCCACCACCAGTGAAGTCTCCCCCTCCACCATACTACTACTcctcaccaccaccaccaaagAAATCACCTCCTCCACCATATCACTACAGTTCTCCTCCACCACCAGTTAAGTCACCTCCAACTCCATACTACTACAagtcaccaccaccaccaccaaagAAGTCTTCTCCCCCACCATACTACTATActtcaccaccaccaccaactcATTACTATCCTCCACATCATCAATTTGTAGTCAAA CACCCAGAGATGTCTCACGACAAGAAACACCTGAAAG GTGCTGTTGTTGAAGTGACTTGCAAGGCCGGTGACAAAGAAATTGTGAGTTATGGTACCACTAAGATCAATGGCAAATTTAGCATCACAGTTGAAGGATTTGAATATAGCAAATATGGAGCAAAGGCTTGCAAGGCTAAACTCCACAATGCTCCTAAGGATTCAAAGTGTAGCATTCCTACAAACCTTCATTGGGGAATTAAGGGTGCTAAcctcaaagtgaagtcaaagaATAAATATGAAGTTGTACTTTATGCAAAACCATTTGCTTATGGCTCAAAGACACCTTATGCAGAATGCCTAAAACCCAAGCCTACACCTGCTCCATACTATTATAAATCTCCTCCACCTCCAACACCGACTTATGTTTACAAGTCACCACCACCTCCATCACCAAAATATGTGTACAAGTCACCACCTCCCCCAACCCCGACATACGTTTATAAGTCTCCACCACCACCTGCTTACTATTACAAatctccaccaccaccaactAAGTCTCCACCACATTACTATTACAAATCTCCACCTCCACCATCACCAAAACCTGCACCGGTATACTATTATAAATCTCCACCTCCACCATCGCCAAAACCTGCACCTGTATACTATTACaaatcaccaccaccaccatcaccaAAACCTGCACCAGTGTACTATTATAagtcaccaccaccaccatcaccTTCTCCTCCACCTCCTTACTACTACAAGTCTCCTCCACCACCATCACCAAAACCCGCACCTATATACTATTATaaatcaccaccaccaccatcgCCATCACCCCCACCACCTTACTACTACAAGTCCCCTCCTCCACCATCTCCATCACCACCCCCACCTTACTACTACAAGTCTCCTCCACCACCATCACCATCTCCCCCACCTCCATACTACTATAAGTCTCCTCCACCTCCATCGCCTTCTCCCCCTCCACCATACTACTACAagtcaccaccaccaccatctCCATCTCCTCCACCACCCTACTACTACaaatcaccaccaccaccatcaccaTCTCCTCCACCACCATACATCTACAAGTCTCCTCCTCCACCATCACCTTCACCACCTCCACCCTACTACTACAAGTCACCTCCTCCACCGTCACCTTCTCCACCACCTCCCTACTACTACAagtcaccaccaccaccatccCCATCTCCTCCACCACCCTACTACTACAAGTCTCCTCCTCCGCCGTCACCTTCACCACCCCCTCCATCCCCATCTCCTCCACCACCCTACTACTACAAGTCTCCTCCTCCACCGTCACCTTCACCACCCCCACCTTACTACTACAAGTCGCCTCCTCCACCGTCACCTTCTCCACCACCTCCTTACTACTATCACTCTCCACCTCCACCCGTAAagtctcctcctcctccttatTACTACAACTCACCTCCTCCACCAGTGAAATCACCCCCTCCACCG GGTCGTCAATATTTGCCACAAATCTTAGTGGCATTGGCCATATTGGCTGTTGCTAATGTAGTGTCAGCAGACCCTTATGTATACTCTTCTCCACCACCTCCAGTGTATGAGTACAAATCTCCACCTCCTCCCTCGCCTTCTACCCCGCCTCCATATGTTTATAAGTCACCTCCTCCTCCTTCACCATCACCACCTCCTCCATATGTGTATACATCTCCACCCCCTCCTTCAccatctccaccaccaccaTATGTGTATAAGTCCCCACCACCTCCCTCACCGTCTCCACCACCACCCTATGTGTATAAGTCTCCACCACCTCCATCACCATCACCACCTCCACCATATTACTACAaatctcctcctcctccatcACCTTCACCACCACCTCCATATTACTACAAGTCTCCACCTCCACCTTCACCATCACCACCTCCACCATATTATTATAAGTCTCCACCGCCACCTTCCCCTTCACCTCCTCCACCATACTACTACAAATCTCCACCACCACCTTCACCTTCTCCTCCACCACCTTATTACTACAAGTCGCCACCTCCTCCATCACcttcaccaccaccaccatacTATTACAAGTCTCCTCCTCCACCTTCCCCATCACCACCCCCACCGTACTATTACAAGTCCCCACCACCACCGGTCAAATCACCTCCTCCCCCGTACTATTACGGTTCTCCTCCACCACCAGTGATGTCTCCCCCTCCACCATACTACTACTcctcaccaccaccaccaaagAAATCACCTCCTCCACCATATCACTACACTTCTCCTCCACCACCTGTTAAGTCACCACCTCCTCCATACTACTACTcctcaccaccaccaccaaaaaTATCACCTCCTCCACCATATCACTACAGTTCCCCACCACCACCAGTTAAGTCACCTCCAACTCCATACTACTACAagtctccaccaccaccaccaaagAAGTCTTCTCCCCCACCATACTACTATActtcaccaccaccaccaactcATTACTATCCTCCACATCATCAATTTGTAGTCAAAGTTGTCGGAAAAGTCTATTGTTTTAGATGCCATAATTGGAAGCACCCAGAGACGTCTCACGGCAAGAAACACTTGAAAG GTGCTGTTGTTGAAGTGACTTGCAAGGCCGGTGACAAAGAAATTGTGAGTTATGGTACCACTAAGATCAATGGCAAATTTAGCATCACTATTGAAGGATTTGAATATAGCAAATATGGAGCAAAGGCTTGCAAGGCTAAACTCCACAATGCTCCTAAGGATTCAAAGTGTAGCATTCCTACAAATCTTCATTGGGGAATTAAGGGTGCTAAcctcaaagtgaagtcaaagaATAAATATGAAGTTGTACTTTATGCAAAACCATTTGCTTATGGCTCAAAGACACCTTATGCAGAATGCCTAAAACCCAAGCCTACACCTGCTCCATACTATTATAAATCTCCTCCTCCTCCAACACCGACTTATGTTTACAAGTCACCACCACCTCCATCACCAAAATATGTGTACAAGTCACCACCTCCCCCAACCCCGACATACGTTTATAAgtctccaccaccaccaactAAGTCTCCACCACATTACTATTACAAATCTCCACCTCCACCATCACCAAAACCTGCACCGGCATACTATTATAAATCTCCACCTCCACCATCGCCAAAACCTGCACCTGTATACTATTACaaatcaccaccaccaccatcaccaAAACCTGCACCCGTGTACTATTATAagtcaccaccaccaccatcaccTTCTCCCCCACCTCCTTACTACTACAAGTCTCCTCCACCACCATCACCAAAACCCGCACCTGTATACTATTATaaatcaccaccaccaccatcaccaTCTCCTCCTCCACCATACTATTACAAgtctccaccaccaccatcGCCATCACCCCCACCACCTTACTACTACAAGTCTCCTCCACCACCATCACCATCACCATCTCCTCCTCCACCATACTATTACAAgtctccaccaccaccatcGCCATCACCCCCCCCACCTTACTACTACAAGTCTCCTCCACCACCATCACCATCTCCCCCACCTCCATACTACTACAAGTCTCCTCCACCTCCATCGCCTTCTCCCCCTCCACCGTACTACTACAagtcaccaccaccaccatcgCCATCTCCTCCACCACCCTACTACTACaaatcaccaccaccaccatcgCCATCTCCTCCACCACCCTACATCTACAAGTCTCCTCCTCCACCATCACCTTCTCCACCTCCACCCTACTACTACAAGTCACCTCCTCCACCGTCACCTTCTCCACCGCCTCCCTACTACTACAagtcaccaccaccaccatccCCATCTCCTCCACCACCCTACTACTACAAGTCTCCTCCTCCACCGTCACCTTCACCACCCCCACCTTACTACTACAAGTCGCCTCCTCCACCGTCACCTTCTCCACCACCTCCTTACTACTATCACTCTCCACCTCCACCCGTAAAGTCTCCTCCTCCTCCGTATTACTACAGCTCAC
- the LOC125862190 gene encoding extensin-like, producing the protein MSHDKKHLKGAVVEVTCKAGDKEIVSYGTTKINGKFSITVEGFEYSKYGAKACKAKLHNAPKDSKCSIPTNLHWGIKGANLKVKSKNKYEVVLYAKPFAYGSKTPYAECLKPKPTPAPYYYKSPPPPTPTYVYKSPPPPSPKYVYKSPPPPTPTYVYKSPPPPAYYYKSPPPPTKSPPHYYYKSPPPPSPKPAPVYYYKSPPPPSPKPAPVYYYKSPPPPSPKPAPVYYYKSPPPPSPSPPPPYYYKSPPPPSPKPAPIYYYKSPPPPSPSPPPPYYYKSPPPPSPSPPPPYYYKSPPPPSPSPPPPYYYKSPPPPSPSPPPPYYYKSPPPPSPSPPPPYYYKSPPPPSPSPPPPYIYKSPPPPSPSPPPPYYYKSPPPPSPSPPPPYYYKSPPPPSPSPPPPYYYKSPPPPSPSPPPPSPSPPPPYYYKSPPPPSPSPPPPYYYKSPPPPSPSPPPPYYYHSPPPPVKSPPPPYYYNSPPPPVKSPPPPVYIYASPPPPVHY; encoded by the exons ATGTCTCACGACAAGAAACACCTGAAAG GTGCTGTTGTTGAAGTGACTTGCAAGGCCGGTGACAAAGAAATTGTGAGTTATGGTACCACTAAGATCAATGGCAAATTTAGCATCACAGTTGAAGGATTTGAATATAGCAAATATGGAGCAAAGGCTTGCAAGGCTAAACTCCACAATGCTCCTAAGGATTCAAAGTGTAGCATTCCTACAAACCTTCATTGGGGAATTAAGGGTGCTAAcctcaaagtgaagtcaaagaATAAATATGAAGTTGTACTTTATGCAAAACCATTTGCTTATGGCTCAAAGACACCTTATGCAGAATGCCTAAAACCCAAGCCTACACCTGCTCCATACTATTATAAATCTCCTCCACCTCCAACACCGACTTATGTTTACAAGTCACCACCACCTCCATCACCAAAATATGTGTACAAGTCACCACCTCCCCCAACCCCGACATACGTTTATAAGTCTCCACCACCACCTGCTTACTATTACAAatctccaccaccaccaactAAGTCTCCACCACATTACTATTACAAATCTCCACCTCCACCATCACCAAAACCTGCACCGGTATACTATTATAAATCTCCACCTCCACCATCGCCAAAACCTGCACCTGTATACTATTACaaatcaccaccaccaccatcaccaAAACCTGCACCAGTGTACTATTATAagtcaccaccaccaccatcaccTTCTCCTCCACCTCCTTACTACTACAAGTCTCCTCCACCACCATCACCAAAACCCGCACCTATATACTATTATaaatcaccaccaccaccatcgCCATCACCCCCACCACCTTACTACTACAAGTCCCCTCCTCCACCATCTCCATCACCACCCCCACCTTACTACTACAAGTCTCCTCCACCACCATCACCATCTCCCCCACCTCCATACTACTATAAGTCTCCTCCACCTCCATCGCCTTCTCCCCCTCCACCATACTACTACAagtcaccaccaccaccatctCCATCTCCTCCACCACCCTACTACTACaaatcaccaccaccaccatcaccaTCTCCTCCACCACCATACATCTACAAGTCTCCTCCTCCACCATCACCTTCACCACCTCCACCCTACTACTACAAGTCACCTCCTCCACCGTCACCTTCTCCACCACCTCCCTACTACTACAagtcaccaccaccaccatccCCATCTCCTCCACCACCCTACTACTACAAGTCTCCTCCTCCGCCGTCACCTTCACCACCCCCTCCATCCCCATCTCCTCCACCACCCTACTACTACAAGTCTCCTCCTCCACCGTCACCTTCACCACCCCCACCTTACTACTACAAGTCGCCTCCTCCACCGTCACCTTCTCCACCACCTCCTTACTACTATCACTCTCCACCTCCACCCGTAAagtctcctcctcctccttatTACTACAACTCACCTCCTCCACCAGTGAAATCACCCCCTCCACCGGTATACATTTACGcttcaccaccaccaccagttCACTACTAA